In one window of Episyrphus balteatus chromosome 3, idEpiBalt1.1, whole genome shotgun sequence DNA:
- the LOC129916149 gene encoding esterase FE4-like: MVPAFFGLFVISLCYFSAPTSAQSGPLVQTALGKVRGAVLKTQKGFDFYAFRGIRYAEAKRFEAPSFVTKWEEPELDGTKDGPICPQFLSPTQLFVPISEDCLFLNVYTRNLNKTTQNSVVVYIHGGANAFGSGHSLSGFGPLYLLENDIVLVTFNYRLGPFGFLSLNSTEAPGNYGYLDQVMVLEWIHHHIAEFGGNPESVTLFGMSAGGEAVSLHMASPLSKGLFHKAIAMSGAATSDIVEDSVKWTHKLAHETSCPVFNSEDVLGCLRKLPWETIVKVCETWKAFGFPNMKWGYQVDGNFMPARLTELFDQGNFTRIPLLTGLSKYEFTFSVYDQENNTGLFNDISLNFDKYAPDIFQHNFDSSKSLQTLRKFYLGNRTINDQKLEHFGEIFADSLIGHGVHRLVDLARKFIDVYYYRFDYVGRYGAYIDAEGSPRGASHADELLYLTNVETNFSPEDPDWPMVERMVGIISSFAQMGSPEDMNDIKWLPTNKTHLNTMYIDTNAELGYGPFTERFRLWDELFPVNSSKTVYASTLVVVLMILFQLFIELN; the protein is encoded by the exons ATGGTGCCTGCATTCTTTGGTCTATTTGTAATAAGTCTTTGTTATTTTTCGGCACCCACCAGTGCTCAATCGGGACCTTTGGTCCAAACAGCCTTAGGCAAAGTAAGAGGTGCTGtgttaaaaactcaaaaaggcTTTGATTTTTATGCCTTTCGTGGAATACGTTATGCTGAAGCAAAAAGATTTGAAGCCCCTAGTTTTGTAACCAAATGGGAAGAACCTGAATTAGATGGTACTAAAGATGGACCGATTTGTCCACAGTTTCTTTCTCCCACTCAACTTTTTGTACCAATTTCTGaggattgtttatttttgaatgtttataCACGTAATTTGAATAAGACAACACAAAATTCAGTTGTGGTTTATATCCATGGTGGAGCTAATGCTTTTGGCAGTGGTCACAGTTTAAGTGGTTTTGGACCACTGTACCTATTGGAAAATGATATTGTTTTGGTGACTTTTAACTATCGCTTAGGACCATTTGGTTTTCTAAGTTTAAACTCAACTGAAGCTCCTGGGAATTATGGTTATCTAGATCAAGTGATGGTGTTAGAATGGATCCATCACCATATCGCCGAGTTTGGAGGAAATCCTGAATCAGTGACTTTGTTTGGTATGAGTGCTGGGGGAGAGGCAGTATCCCTTCATATGGCTTCGCCATTGTCCAAAGGATTATTTCATAAGGCAATTGCAATGAGTGGTGCGGCAACAAGTGACATTGTGGAAGATAGTGTTAAATGGACACACAAGCTTGCCCATGAGACATCATGTCCTGTGTTTAATTCTGAGGATGTTCTCGGCTGTCTCAGGAAGTTACCATGGGAAACTATTGTTAAGGTCTGTGAAACATGGAAGGCTTTTGGTTTTCCCAATATGAAATGGGGCTATCAAGTTGATGGAAACTTTATGCCAGCCAGACTCACTGAGCTTTTTGATCAAGGAAATTTCACCAGAATTCCCTTACTAACTGGTTTGTCAAAATACGAATTTACCTTTTCGGTTTATG ATCAAGAGAACAACACAGGACTATTCAATGATATTAGTTTAAATTTTGACAAATACGCACCTGATATTTTTCAGCACAATTTTGACAGTTCCAAATCACTGCAAACACTTAGGAAATTTTATCTTGGAAATAGAACAATCAATGATCAGAAATTGGAACATTTTGGAGAAATATTTGCGGATTCATTAATTGGACATGGAGTTCATAGATTAGTGGATTTGGCTAGAAAGTTTATTGATGTTTATTATTATCGATTTGATTATGTTGGACGTTATGGGGCTTACATCGATGCAGAGGGAAGTCCAAGAG GAGCAAGTCATGCTGATGAATTGTTATACTTAACGAATGTAGAAACGAATTTTTCACCAGAGGATCCCGATTGGCCAATGGTGGAGCGGATGGTGGGAATAATTTCTTCTTTTGCTCAAATGGG ATCGCCAGAGGATATGAACGATATAAAATGGCTACCAACAAATAAAACTCATTTAAATACAATGTACATCGATACAAATGCAGAATTAGGATATGGACCATTTACAGAACGTTTTAGACTTTGGGATGAACTCTTTCCAGTAAATAGCAGTAAAACTGTTTATGCTTCTACTCTTGTCGTagtattaatgattttgttccaattgtttattgaattaaattaa
- the LOC129916150 gene encoding juvenile hormone esterase-like produces MLLILKITLGILFLELVSAQLNNPIVETSLGKIKGTILKTEKDREFYAFRGIRYAESPIGDERFKAPIAVTKPWNGEYDATKDGYMCPQVGPSEDLLSEDCLIVNVYTTNLNASKPVIVYIHGGSDKDGGSHSVREAGPEYLMETEIVLVSLNYRLNALGFLTTRTSEAPGNFGFLDQIMALKWVHENIEHFGGNSSSVTIFGASAGGMAVTLHVASPLSRGLFHRAIAMSGSAVNEQAIDNLHWTRKLAHETSCPMFNPEDLLSCLRKVPWQTIVQISKRWDLYGFADMKWNYEVDGHFLDFPPTKYFAQGNFSHVPILTGLTKEEFRIMSQIHYDNPGLLNDIDFNLEKYSREFFMHDFGDPIEGKVEKLKTFYFKNESMSTANLEKFGEALTDSFINHGVHRLVDLARKFVPVYYYRFDYKGSYGMFPNISDVYHGEEQIYIFKTNKPGAGISVKDKEWQMIETMVGIISTFAQNGVPPEFDNLKWQPSNQTDVNTLYINETLKMDSPPFAERFQLWDNLFPVENIGSRLSICLTIMLIGVSVVFSVFV; encoded by the exons ATGTTGCTGATACTTAAAATTACATTGGGAATTTTATTTCTCGAGCTTGTTAGTGCTCAGTTAAATAATCCAATTGTCGAAACGTCTTTAGgcaaaattaaaggaacaatattaaaaaccgaaaaagatcgtgAATTTTATGCATTCCGTGGAATAAGATATGCAGAATCTCCAATCGGTGATGAGCGATTTAAGGCTCCTATAGCTGTGACCAAACCATGGAACGGTGAATATGATGCCACTAAAGATGGTTACATGTGCCCACAAGTTGGTCCAAGTGAAGATCTTTTGTCCGAAGACTGTTTAATAGTGAATGTTTACACAACAAATCTAAATGCTAGCAAGCCAGTAATAGTTTATATTCACGGTGGATCTGATAAAGATGGAGGAAGTCACAGTGTGAGAGAAGCTGGTCCCGAATACCTAATGGAGACTGAAATTGTGTTGGTATCACTGAATTACCGACTAAATGCATTGGGATTCCTCACTACACGAACTTCTGAAGCTCCTGGAAATTTCGGTTTCCTTGATCAAATCATGGCACTAAAATGGGTTCATGAGAATATTGAACATTTCGGTGGAAATTCAAGCTCCGTGACAATCTTTGGAGCTAGTGCTGGAGGAATGGCTGTCACTTTACATGTAGCTTCACCTCTTTCAAGAGGATTGTTTCATAGAGCGATTGCTATGAGTGGATCAGCAGTGAATGAACAAGCAATTGATAATTTACATTGGACCAGGAAACTAGCCCATGAGACTTCTTGTCCAATGTTCAATCCTGAAGACCTTCTTAGCTGCCTTCGGAAAGTTCCCTGGCAAACTATTGTACAAATTAGCAAACGATGGGATTTGTATGGATTTGCCGACATGAAATGGAACTATGAAGTCGATGGACACTTTTTGGATTTTCCACCAACAAAATATTTCGCTCAAGGAAATTTTTCCCATGTTCCAATTCTGACAGGTCTAACAAAGGAAGAGTTTAGGATAATGAGTCAAA ttCATTACGATAATCCAGGACTTTTGAATgatattgattttaatttggaaaaatattctCGTGAATTTTTCATGCATGATTTTGGTGATCCAATTGAGGGGAAAGTTGAAAAATTGAAgacattttacttcaaaaatgaATCAATGAGTACAGCGAACTTGGAAAAATTTGGTGAAGCATTAACAGATTCGTTTATCAATCATGGAGTTCATAGATTGGTTGATTTGGCTCGAAAATTTGTTCCAGTTTATTATTATCGTTTTGATTATAAAGGAAGTTATGGAATGTTTCCAAATATTTCTG ATGTTTATCATGGTGAAGagcaaatttatattttcaaaacaaacaaacctgGTGCAGGAATTAGTGTCAAGGATAAAGAATGGCAAATGATTGAAACTATGGTTGGAATAATTTCAACTTTTGCACAAAATGG agTTCCACCAGAatttgataatttaaaatggCAACCATCAAATCAAACAGATGTCAATACTTTGTACATAAATGAAACATTGAAAATGGATAGTCCTCCCTTTGCAGAAAGATTCCAACTTTGGGATAATTTGTTTCCAGTGGAAAATATTGGAAGTAGATTATCGATTTGTTTAACAATTATGTTGATTGGAGTATCAGTTGTTTTTAgtgtttttgtctaa